A genomic window from Chloroflexia bacterium SDU3-3 includes:
- a CDS encoding ABC transporter permease, whose amino-acid sequence MTTSSASPKPQWRSGALFLLIAIGGALIFTTLVLLASGTPVLESYQLILTGWASTPPRLADTVMVAAPLLLCAAGLAVTFSAGLYNLGVEGQIGLGAVFAYGALRAMPGAPPALLWAASFAAGALGGALWALVAALLKRYGRVSEIFAGLGLNFLATGVLMFMIAGPWRKAGSISVVSTDQLPKDVWLPTISALRLAPAAPVLALLALGLVWFLLTRSRWGLSVRATGLNASAAERMGTPVTLRMFQALALCGALAGMAGAIQVLGVYHALIPTVSSGLGLLALLVVLLIGSRSLLALPVVVLFAAFATGSLQLPLVLGADSSIAGVLQDALVLFALIGRGVMSRK is encoded by the coding sequence GTGACAACTTCATCTGCATCCCCTAAACCCCAGTGGCGCTCCGGCGCGCTGTTCCTGCTGATCGCCATCGGCGGCGCGCTGATCTTCACCACGCTGGTGCTGCTGGCCTCGGGCACGCCCGTGCTCGAAAGCTACCAGCTCATCCTCACCGGCTGGGCCTCGACCCCGCCGCGCCTAGCCGACACCGTGATGGTTGCCGCGCCGCTGCTGCTGTGCGCGGCGGGGCTGGCCGTCACCTTCAGCGCGGGCCTCTACAACCTGGGCGTCGAGGGCCAGATCGGCCTGGGCGCGGTATTCGCCTACGGCGCGCTGCGGGCCATGCCGGGCGCGCCGCCAGCCCTGCTGTGGGCCGCCAGCTTTGCGGCGGGCGCGCTGGGCGGCGCGCTGTGGGCCTTGGTGGCCGCGCTGCTGAAGCGCTACGGGCGCGTGAGCGAGATCTTCGCGGGCCTGGGCCTGAACTTCCTAGCCACCGGTGTGCTGATGTTTATGATCGCCGGGCCGTGGCGCAAGGCGGGCAGCATCTCGGTGGTCAGCACCGACCAGCTGCCCAAGGATGTGTGGCTGCCCACCATCAGCGCGCTGCGGCTGGCCCCCGCCGCGCCGGTGCTGGCGCTGCTGGCGCTGGGGCTGGTGTGGTTCCTGCTCACCCGCAGCCGCTGGGGGCTTTCGGTGCGCGCCACCGGCCTGAACGCCAGCGCGGCGGAGCGCATGGGCACGCCGGTGACGCTGCGCATGTTCCAGGCGCTGGCGCTCTGCGGGGCGCTGGCAGGCATGGCGGGCGCGATCCAGGTGCTGGGCGTCTACCACGCGCTCATCCCCACCGTCTCTAGCGGGCTGGGCCTGCTGGCGCTGCTGGTGGTGCTGCTGATCGGCTCGCGATCGCTGCTGGCGCTGCCCGTGGTGGTGCTGTTCGCGGCCTTCGCCACAGGCAGCCTCCAGCTGCCGCTGGTGCTAGGGGCCGACAGCAGCATCGCGGGCGTGTTGCAGGATGCGCTGGTGCTGTTCGCGCTGATCGGGCGCGGCGTGATGAGTAGAAAATAG
- the xpt gene encoding xanthine phosphoribosyltransferase: MTALASTALVAPYAPLAQRVIDEATVVNDKILKIDHFLNHRIEPSFMADLGREMARRIAPFAPDLILTAEASGIAPALSVATALDVPMVYAKKYAPTVEMPALSRIVPSATKGSDYRLVISARYLPAGARVALIDDFLANGRTAVALAEIVAEAGAQLVAAGFLVEKLFQDGRAKMASHDAPIAVLTQVERLEAGRVIVAGL; the protein is encoded by the coding sequence ATGACCGCTCTTGCATCGACGGCGCTGGTCGCGCCCTACGCCCCCCTGGCCCAGCGCGTGATCGACGAGGCGACCGTCGTCAACGACAAGATCCTGAAGATCGACCACTTCCTCAACCACCGCATCGAGCCGTCGTTCATGGCCGACCTGGGCCGCGAGATGGCCCGCCGCATCGCGCCCTTCGCCCCCGACCTCATCCTCACCGCCGAGGCCAGCGGCATCGCGCCCGCGCTCTCGGTGGCCACCGCGCTGGATGTGCCCATGGTCTACGCCAAAAAGTACGCGCCCACCGTCGAGATGCCCGCGCTCTCGCGGATCGTGCCCTCGGCCACCAAGGGCAGCGACTACCGCCTGGTGATCTCGGCCCGCTATCTTCCGGCGGGCGCGCGCGTGGCGCTGATCGATGATTTTCTGGCCAATGGCCGCACCGCTGTGGCCCTGGCCGAGATCGTGGCCGAGGCGGGCGCGCAGCTGGTGGCGGCGGGCTTCTTGGTCGAAAAACTGTTCCAGGATGGCCGGGCCAAGATGGCCTCCCACGATGCGCCGATCGCCGTGCTGACCCAGGTGGAGCGGCTGGAGGCTGGGCGCGTGATCGTGGCTGGGCTGTAA
- a CDS encoding cation transporter: MTTAHTRTPQPSSPAPTRFAWLSIAAAVITIAIKFAAYMVTGSVGLLSDALESVVNLVTAVLTLIILGIAMRPPDEEHAYGHSKAEYFSSAAEGIMIVGAAVSIIASAVPRLLAPQPLESAGLGLALSLAATLVNLVVAQVLLRASRTHSSIALEGESHHLMTDVYTSGGVLVGILLVTITGIERLDPIIALLVALNIIWSGVKLMRSSADGLMDAALPAEDRQAIITVLDRYVAEQQIGYHALRTRMAGARRFTSMHILVPNTWTVSQGHDIVEQIERDIRAALPGTTVFTHLEPIEDPTSFEDTNLDRSAV, translated from the coding sequence ATGACAACAGCACACACCCGCACACCGCAGCCATCCTCCCCTGCGCCCACCCGCTTCGCGTGGCTCTCGATCGCTGCGGCGGTCATCACCATCGCGATCAAATTTGCTGCCTACATGGTCACCGGCTCGGTCGGCCTGCTCTCCGACGCGCTTGAGTCGGTGGTCAACCTCGTGACAGCCGTTCTCACCCTGATCATCCTGGGCATCGCTATGCGCCCGCCGGATGAAGAGCACGCCTACGGCCACTCCAAGGCCGAGTACTTCTCCAGCGCCGCCGAGGGCATCATGATCGTGGGCGCGGCGGTCAGTATCATCGCTAGCGCGGTGCCGCGCCTGCTGGCCCCGCAGCCGCTTGAGTCGGCGGGCCTGGGCCTGGCGCTCTCGCTGGCGGCCACGCTGGTGAATCTGGTGGTGGCCCAGGTGCTGCTGCGCGCCAGCCGCACCCACTCCTCAATCGCGCTAGAGGGCGAGTCGCACCACCTGATGACCGACGTGTACACCTCGGGCGGCGTGCTGGTGGGCATCCTGCTCGTCACCATCACCGGTATCGAGCGGCTCGACCCGATCATCGCGCTGCTAGTGGCGCTCAACATCATCTGGTCGGGCGTGAAGCTCATGCGCAGCTCGGCGGATGGCCTGATGGATGCGGCGTTGCCCGCCGAGGATCGCCAGGCGATCATCACAGTGCTCGACCGCTACGTGGCCGAGCAGCAGATCGGCTACCACGCGCTGCGCACGCGCATGGCCGGGGCGAGGCGCTTCACCTCGATGCACATTCTGGTGCCGAACACCTGGACGGTGAGCCAGGGCCACGATATCGTCGAGCAGATCGAGCGCGACATCCGCGCCGCCCTGCCGGGCACCACCGTGTTCACCCATCTGGAGCCAATCGAAGACCCGACATCATTTGAAGATACCAATCTCGACCGCTCGGCGGTCTAA
- a CDS encoding glycogen debranching protein produces the protein MAVVFGRDICGDVAQASEREWLVTNGIGGFAMGTISGELTRRYHGLLIAALHPPLGRTLLAAKLDEMALYADSSYDLSTNRWVGGLGAAGHRLIERFSLDGRIAVWRYALADALLEKRVWMQQDANTTYVRYTLRRGSGPLALRLAALVTHRDYHGFTRARLLGLAVDAVPHGLRVQGDAAHGPFYLLSDGAAAQPVSEWRRGLWYAAEADRGQEPMEDLLHAGDFSATLRAGESLTMVLSTEAAPSLDGAAALAERQAYERGIVAASPGAAADVALAELTLAADQFVVRRPLADDAEGRSVIAGYPWFSDWGRDTMIALPGLTLATGRPEVASRILRTFARFVDQGMIPNRFPDAGEVPEYNTVDATLWYVEAIRAYHEATGDDALLRDLLPAVEEIIAWHRRGTRYQIHVDPTDGLIYAGEPGVQLTWMDAKFLDWVVTPRIGKPVEINALWYNTLLAAAGFARALGRDAAAYEVDAERVRASFGRFWNAAGGCCYDVIDGPDGVDPSVRPNQIFAVSLPHSPLDAGKQRAVVDACARELVTSHGLRSLTPSDAAYVGGYRGNLELRDGSYHQGAVWGWLIGPFVRAHLRAYGDAATARSFLEPMVGHLLHGGGVGSISEIFDGDAPHAPRGCPQQAWSVAEVLRAWRETAA, from the coding sequence ATGGCTGTCGTATTTGGGCGAGATATCTGCGGCGATGTGGCGCAGGCCAGCGAGCGTGAGTGGCTGGTGACCAATGGCATCGGCGGGTTTGCGATGGGGACGATCTCGGGCGAGCTGACCCGGCGCTACCATGGCCTGCTGATCGCCGCGCTGCACCCGCCGTTGGGCCGCACGCTGCTGGCTGCAAAGCTTGATGAGATGGCGCTCTATGCCGATTCTTCCTATGATCTGAGCACAAATCGCTGGGTGGGCGGGCTTGGCGCTGCCGGGCATCGCCTGATCGAGCGCTTTTCGCTTGATGGCAGGATTGCGGTGTGGCGCTATGCGCTGGCCGACGCGCTGCTTGAGAAGCGCGTCTGGATGCAGCAGGATGCCAACACGACCTATGTGCGCTATACGCTGCGCCGTGGGTCGGGGCCGCTGGCGCTGCGGCTGGCCGCGCTGGTCACGCACCGCGACTACCACGGCTTCACCCGGGCGCGGCTGCTGGGCCTGGCCGTGGATGCGGTGCCCCACGGCCTGCGTGTGCAGGGAGATGCGGCGCATGGGCCGTTTTACCTGCTGAGCGATGGCGCGGCGGCCCAGCCGGTGTCCGAGTGGCGGCGCGGGCTGTGGTATGCGGCGGAGGCCGACCGTGGCCAGGAGCCGATGGAGGATCTGCTGCACGCGGGTGACTTCAGCGCGACGCTGCGGGCGGGCGAGTCGCTGACGATGGTGCTGAGCACCGAGGCCGCGCCCTCGCTAGATGGGGCGGCGGCGCTGGCCGAACGCCAGGCCTATGAGCGCGGGATCGTGGCGGCCAGCCCCGGCGCTGCCGCCGATGTGGCGCTGGCCGAGCTGACCTTGGCCGCCGACCAGTTCGTGGTGCGCCGCCCGCTGGCGGACGACGCCGAGGGCCGCAGCGTGATCGCGGGCTACCCGTGGTTCAGCGACTGGGGCCGCGATACCATGATCGCGCTGCCGGGGCTGACGCTGGCTACTGGCAGGCCCGAAGTGGCGTCGCGTATCCTGCGCACCTTTGCCCGCTTTGTCGACCAGGGCATGATCCCGAACCGCTTCCCCGACGCGGGCGAGGTGCCCGAGTACAACACCGTGGACGCCACTCTGTGGTATGTGGAGGCCATCCGCGCTTACCATGAGGCCACCGGCGATGACGCGCTGCTGCGCGATTTGCTCCCGGCGGTGGAGGAGATCATCGCGTGGCACCGACGGGGCACGCGCTACCAGATCCACGTCGACCCCACCGATGGTCTGATCTACGCGGGTGAGCCGGGTGTGCAGCTCACGTGGATGGACGCCAAGTTTTTGGACTGGGTGGTGACGCCGCGTATCGGCAAGCCGGTGGAGATTAACGCGCTGTGGTACAACACGCTGCTCGCTGCGGCGGGGTTTGCGCGCGCGCTTGGGCGCGATGCCGCCGCCTACGAGGTCGATGCCGAGCGGGTGCGGGCCAGCTTTGGGCGCTTCTGGAACGCTGCGGGGGGATGCTGCTACGATGTGATCGATGGGCCAGATGGCGTCGACCCCAGCGTTCGCCCGAACCAGATCTTCGCGGTCTCGCTGCCGCACTCGCCGCTGGATGCGGGGAAGCAGCGGGCGGTGGTGGATGCCTGCGCCCGCGAGCTGGTGACCTCGCACGGGCTGCGCAGCCTCACGCCGAGCGATGCGGCGTATGTGGGCGGCTATCGCGGTAACCTGGAGCTGCGCGATGGCAGCTACCACCAGGGCGCGGTGTGGGGCTGGCTGATCGGGCCGTTTGTGCGGGCGCACCTGCGGGCCTACGGCGATGCGGCTACGGCGCGCAGCTTCCTAGAGCCAATGGTCGGCCACCTGCTGCACGGCGGCGGGGTGGGCAGCATTAGCGAGATCTTCGATGGGGATGCGCCCCACGCGCCGCGCGGCTGCCCGCAGCAGGCATGGAGCGTGGCCGAGGTGCTGCGGGCTTGGCGCGAGACGGCTGCCTAG
- a CDS encoding ATP-binding cassette domain-containing protein — MNVEIRNLTKTFGPLRANDSLTLSFAAGQIHGVLGENGAGKSTLMKLLSGFLKPDAGEILLDGRAAQLGSPARALQAGVGMVHQDPLDIPAFTAIENFYCGSHRLAMRNRTEARRKLAELAARFGFAVDPDAQIASLTVGQRQQLEIMRLLAGGARLLILDEPTTGISAAQARALFAALKRLAADGATVLFVSHKLDEVAELCDTVSVLRAGKLVGAGQMAMPQPQATLLDLMFGSAGPQHAEALPERATASGDAPPTWQLRDLKAREGVVRLRGVSLDIPAGASVGLAGMEGSGQQVLLRLLAGSLPPTGGTITVGGTDLTGAAMRRFRDAGVEYLPADRLSDGVIGSFSLQEHFALLRPASERLLNPQAALESAQEAIASYNIKATPSTPIASLSGGNQQRAMLALVPPDARGILLDQPTRGLDVASSQVVWEKMHARRTQGASVVFASADLDEILENSDFVLVFFAGKLSPLLPRASLDFARLAELIGGIGFDDHGFSAAQGAASPAEAQA; from the coding sequence ATGAACGTAGAGATCCGCAATCTGACCAAGACCTTCGGCCCGCTGCGCGCCAACGACTCGCTGACCCTGAGCTTCGCCGCCGGGCAGATCCACGGCGTGCTGGGGGAAAATGGCGCGGGCAAAAGTACGCTGATGAAGCTGCTCTCAGGCTTCCTCAAGCCCGACGCGGGCGAGATCCTGCTGGATGGCAGGGCCGCGCAGCTCGGCTCGCCTGCCAGGGCGCTCCAGGCGGGCGTGGGCATGGTGCACCAAGACCCGCTCGACATCCCGGCGTTTACCGCGATCGAAAATTTCTACTGTGGCAGCCATCGCCTAGCGATGCGCAACCGCACCGAGGCGCGCCGCAAGCTGGCCGAGCTTGCGGCGCGTTTTGGTTTTGCCGTCGACCCCGACGCCCAGATCGCCAGCCTGACGGTGGGCCAGCGCCAGCAGCTAGAGATCATGCGCCTGCTGGCGGGCGGCGCGCGGCTGCTCATCCTCGATGAGCCAACCACCGGCATCAGCGCGGCCCAGGCGCGGGCGCTGTTCGCGGCGCTCAAGCGGCTGGCCGCCGACGGCGCGACGGTGCTGTTTGTCTCGCACAAGCTAGATGAGGTGGCCGAGCTGTGCGACACGGTGAGCGTGCTGCGGGCTGGGAAGCTGGTGGGCGCTGGCCAGATGGCCATGCCCCAGCCCCAGGCCACCCTGCTCGACCTGATGTTCGGCAGCGCAGGCCCGCAGCACGCCGAGGCCCTGCCCGAGCGCGCGACCGCCAGCGGCGATGCCCCGCCCACCTGGCAGCTGCGCGATCTGAAAGCCCGCGAGGGTGTGGTGCGGCTGCGCGGCGTCAGCCTCGACATCCCGGCGGGCGCGTCGGTGGGCCTGGCGGGCATGGAGGGCAGCGGGCAGCAGGTGCTGCTGCGGCTGCTGGCCGGCAGCCTGCCGCCCACCGGCGGCACCATCACGGTCGGCGGCACCGACCTGACCGGCGCGGCCATGCGGCGGTTCCGCGATGCCGGGGTGGAGTATTTGCCCGCCGACCGCCTGAGCGACGGCGTGATCGGCTCGTTCTCGCTCCAGGAGCACTTCGCGCTGCTGCGCCCCGCCAGCGAGCGGCTGCTCAACCCACAGGCCGCGCTGGAGTCGGCGCAGGAGGCGATCGCCTCGTACAACATCAAGGCCACGCCCAGCACGCCGATCGCATCGCTCTCGGGCGGCAACCAGCAGCGAGCCATGCTGGCCCTGGTGCCACCGGATGCGCGCGGCATCCTGCTGGATCAGCCTACGCGCGGCCTGGATGTGGCCTCATCGCAGGTGGTGTGGGAGAAGATGCACGCCCGCCGCACCCAGGGCGCATCGGTGGTGTTCGCATCGGCAGATCTGGATGAAATTCTCGAAAATAGCGACTTTGTGCTGGTGTTTTTTGCGGGAAAGCTCTCGCCGCTGCTGCCGCGCGCATCGCTCGACTTTGCGCGGCTCGCCGAGCTGATCGGCGGCATTGGATTTGACGACCACGGGTTCAGCGCCGCGCAGGGCGCGGCCAGCCCGGCGGAGGCCCAAGCGTGA
- a CDS encoding ABC transporter permease — protein MDTSQLLIDAAAVLASASPLVIAALAEMISERAGVVNLSLDGKMLLAGMVGFAVAYNTGSVGLGFMAAALLGGLVALILCFVSLSLRQSQNAAGFVLSLLCTDLSSFLGSPYNRQIGPTVPHAPIPLLSDIPVLGPLLFTHDAVIYSSFLLIPLMWWFLMRTRPGVLVRSLGERPQAAFARGAQVTPLRYLVVICAGMLIGIAGAAYTLDLKQGWSYRHIAGIGWIVLAIVIFGGWNPWRIALGCYLFGALQTLASRWQSDPPTAFGGLLASIPTQVYQVAPFALMIFVLALVNGLTNPAVGRWVAGLPTPVRRPIHWLIARLSMPAPSALGQPFVRP, from the coding sequence ATGGACACATCGCAACTGCTTATCGATGCCGCCGCCGTGCTGGCGAGCGCCTCGCCGCTGGTGATCGCGGCTCTGGCCGAGATGATCAGCGAGCGCGCCGGGGTGGTGAACCTCTCGCTCGACGGCAAGATGCTGCTGGCCGGGATGGTCGGCTTCGCGGTGGCCTACAACACCGGCAGCGTGGGGCTGGGCTTCATGGCGGCGGCGCTGCTGGGCGGGCTGGTGGCGCTCATCCTGTGCTTCGTGAGCCTGAGCCTGCGCCAGTCGCAGAACGCGGCGGGCTTCGTGCTCTCGCTGCTCTGCACCGATCTCTCATCCTTCCTCGGCTCGCCCTACAACCGCCAGATCGGCCCCACGGTGCCGCACGCGCCCATCCCGCTGCTGTCGGACATCCCGGTGCTGGGGCCGCTGCTCTTCACCCACGACGCGGTGATCTACAGCAGCTTCCTGCTCATCCCGCTGATGTGGTGGTTCCTGATGCGCACGCGGCCCGGCGTGCTGGTGCGCTCGCTGGGCGAGCGACCGCAGGCCGCCTTCGCGCGCGGCGCGCAGGTGACGCCGCTGCGCTACCTGGTGGTGATCTGCGCGGGCATGCTGATCGGCATCGCCGGGGCGGCCTACACGCTCGATCTCAAGCAGGGCTGGAGCTACCGCCACATCGCGGGCATCGGCTGGATCGTGCTGGCGATCGTGATCTTCGGCGGCTGGAACCCCTGGCGGATCGCGCTGGGCTGCTACCTGTTCGGCGCGCTGCAGACGCTGGCCAGCCGCTGGCAGAGCGACCCGCCCACAGCGTTTGGCGGCCTGCTGGCCAGCATCCCCACCCAGGTCTACCAGGTCGCGCCGTTCGCGCTGATGATCTTTGTGCTGGCGCTGGTGAACGGCCTGACCAACCCCGCCGTCGGGCGCTGGGTGGCGGGCCTGCCCACACCGGTGCGCCGCCCCATCCACTGGTTGATCGCGCGGCTGAGCATGCCTGCCCCGTCGGCGCTCGGCCAGCCATTTGTCCGCCCGTAG
- a CDS encoding aldehyde dehydrogenase family protein — translation MDDYQFYLAGEWRSGRPYTIFCPFDGEPVGSVQRADATDVERAIAAAAGAFAQTRRLPAHKRAAILRSIARQLGEQAEDMARTIALEAAKPIRQARAEIQRSILTFEAAADEAGRSHDEALRMDATPGGEGRQGFVRRFPVGPIGAITPFNFPLNQVAHKLAPAIAAGCPVVLKPAPQAPITALRLAKIIANTEWPAEALSVLPLDVADAAPIVDDERLRLLTFTGSVAAGWALKQRAGKKKVTLELGGNAACVVHLDADLALAAARCATGGYSYAGQSCISVQRIFVHDSVYQTFLDAFVPLVQDLKIGHPLDEQSDLSALIDEAAAGRVAGLLDEARKGGAQVLTGGGFHGRALEPTVLINTAPGMMVNSQEAFAPLVTVQTYTDFDDALARVNQSAFGLQAGVFTRDIGRAFQAFETLDVGGVMVNDVPTWRLDPMPYGGVKDSGMGREGLRYAIEDMTEPKLLVLNLG, via the coding sequence GTGGACGACTATCAGTTCTATCTCGCGGGGGAGTGGCGCTCGGGCCGCCCCTACACCATCTTCTGCCCATTCGACGGCGAGCCGGTCGGCAGCGTGCAGCGCGCCGATGCCACAGATGTCGAGCGCGCCATCGCGGCGGCGGCGGGTGCGTTCGCACAGACCCGCAGACTGCCCGCCCACAAGCGCGCCGCCATCCTGCGCAGCATCGCACGCCAGCTCGGCGAGCAGGCCGAGGACATGGCCCGCACCATCGCGCTGGAGGCCGCCAAGCCCATCCGCCAGGCCCGCGCCGAGATCCAGCGCAGCATCCTCACCTTCGAGGCCGCCGCCGACGAGGCGGGCCGCAGCCACGACGAGGCGCTGCGCATGGATGCCACGCCCGGCGGCGAGGGGCGGCAGGGCTTCGTGCGCCGCTTCCCGGTCGGCCCGATCGGCGCGATCACCCCCTTCAACTTCCCGCTCAACCAGGTGGCCCACAAGCTCGCCCCGGCCATCGCTGCAGGCTGCCCCGTGGTGCTCAAGCCCGCCCCGCAGGCCCCGATCACCGCGCTGCGGCTGGCCAAAATCATCGCCAACACCGAGTGGCCCGCCGAGGCGCTGAGCGTGCTGCCGCTGGATGTGGCCGACGCCGCCCCGATTGTCGACGACGAGCGGCTGCGGCTGCTCACCTTCACTGGATCGGTGGCGGCGGGCTGGGCGCTGAAGCAGCGGGCGGGTAAGAAGAAGGTGACGCTGGAGCTGGGCGGCAACGCCGCGTGCGTCGTCCACCTAGATGCCGATCTGGCCCTGGCCGCCGCCCGCTGCGCCACCGGCGGCTACTCCTACGCGGGCCAGTCCTGCATCAGCGTGCAGCGCATTTTCGTGCACGACTCGGTCTACCAGACCTTTCTGGATGCCTTCGTGCCGCTGGTGCAAGATCTGAAAATCGGACACCCGCTCGACGAGCAGAGCGACCTCTCGGCGCTGATCGACGAGGCGGCGGCTGGGCGGGTCGCAGGGCTTCTGGATGAGGCGCGCAAGGGCGGCGCGCAGGTGCTTACCGGCGGCGGCTTCCACGGGCGCGCACTGGAGCCAACCGTGCTGATCAACACCGCCCCTGGTATGATGGTCAACAGCCAGGAGGCCTTCGCGCCCCTGGTGACCGTGCAGACCTACACCGACTTCGACGATGCGCTAGCGCGGGTCAACCAGAGCGCCTTCGGCCTGCAGGCGGGCGTGTTCACCCGCGATATCGGGCGAGCCTTCCAGGCCTTCGAGACGCTGGATGTGGGCGGCGTGATGGTGAACGACGTGCCCACATGGCGGCTCGACCCCATGCCCTACGGCGGCGTGAAGGACTCCGGCATGGGCCGCGAGGGCCTGCGCTACGCGATCGAGGACATGACCGAGCCAAAGCTGCTGGTGCTGAACCTGGGCTAG
- a CDS encoding BMP family ABC transporter substrate-binding protein — protein MNGKRISQFASVLVGGILFASCGTTPASTPAATAPAAATTAATAITETVTAAATAEATAAATAEAAATAEATAAATSEANSPSGAVPTGNGEAITFGLVLVGPINDGGWNQAVYEGAKYAEAKITGSKLVYIDKVNPADKPNVTIPQVVDELIAQGAKLVITNSAEFSDGTIESATAHPDVKFIHLSGDAVLKGTAPENMGNLMGRMEFGKMIAGCAAALQTESGKISYLGPLIDPETLRLTNSVYLGAKYCWETYRSKPASELAFDVTWIGYWFNLPGQTLDPTKVANDFINAGSDVILSGIDTTEALVEADKATKAGKKVYAIPYDFKDVCSQAPDACLGVPYFNWGPSLTKVLASVQDGSFKQSWDWIGPDPSDINNPDTSMIGFVEGAALTPENKTTLDEFTKKLTSGEIDLYTGPLNWQDGSTFLAAGEKADDQKIWYAQQLLEGIKGQSTSK, from the coding sequence CCGCGCCCGCCGCAGCCACCACGGCTGCCACCGCCATCACCGAGACGGTGACGGCAGCAGCCACCGCCGAGGCCACCGCAGCAGCCACCGCCGAGGCAGCGGCTACCGCCGAGGCCACCGCAGCAGCCACCAGCGAAGCAAATTCCCCCAGCGGCGCAGTACCCACCGGCAATGGCGAGGCGATCACCTTCGGCCTCGTGCTGGTTGGCCCGATCAACGACGGCGGCTGGAACCAGGCCGTGTACGAGGGCGCGAAGTACGCCGAGGCCAAGATCACCGGCTCCAAGCTGGTCTACATCGACAAAGTCAACCCCGCCGACAAGCCCAACGTGACCATCCCGCAGGTGGTCGATGAGCTGATCGCCCAGGGCGCGAAGCTGGTGATCACCAACTCCGCCGAGTTCAGCGACGGCACGATCGAGTCGGCCACCGCCCACCCGGATGTGAAGTTCATCCACCTTTCCGGCGACGCCGTGCTGAAGGGCACCGCGCCCGAGAACATGGGCAACCTGATGGGCCGCATGGAGTTCGGCAAGATGATCGCTGGCTGCGCCGCCGCGCTCCAGACCGAGTCGGGCAAGATCTCCTACCTCGGACCGCTGATCGACCCGGAGACCCTGCGCCTGACCAACTCGGTCTACCTGGGCGCGAAGTACTGCTGGGAGACCTACCGCAGCAAGCCCGCCAGCGAGCTGGCCTTCGACGTGACCTGGATCGGCTACTGGTTCAACCTGCCAGGCCAGACGCTCGACCCGACCAAGGTCGCCAACGACTTCATCAACGCCGGCAGCGACGTGATCCTCTCGGGCATCGACACCACCGAGGCGCTGGTGGAGGCCGACAAGGCCACCAAGGCGGGCAAAAAGGTCTACGCCATCCCCTACGACTTCAAGGATGTCTGCAGCCAGGCCCCCGACGCCTGCCTGGGCGTACCCTACTTCAACTGGGGCCCCTCGCTGACCAAGGTGCTGGCCAGCGTGCAGGACGGCAGCTTCAAGCAGAGCTGGGACTGGATCGGCCCCGACCCGAGCGATATCAACAACCCCGACACCAGCATGATCGGCTTTGTCGAGGGCGCGGCGCTCACCCCGGAGAACAAGACCACGCTGGACGAGTTCACCAAAAAGCTCACCAGCGGCGAGATCGATCTCTACACCGGCCCGCTGAACTGGCAGGATGGCAGCACCTTCCTGGCGGCGGGCGAGAAGGCCGACGACCAGAAGATCTGGTACGCCCAGCAGCTGCTCGAAGGCATCAAGGGCCAGAGCACCTCGAAGTAG
- a CDS encoding formylmethanofuran dehydrogenase translates to MTPTLSLDDILAQLLPMHRHICPRQVLGVRIGMCAAELLGLYLPQEDKRLLAFVETDGCFADGVAVATGCWMGHRTMRLIDYGKVAATFVDTRTNQAVRIAPSPHARAAAAQALPHAKSRWHAQRDAYQTLPDSVLLCATPVEVTLPLAQIIARPGVRVSCDTCGEEIINSREVLRGAQTLCQSCAGETYYRDVVREAIA, encoded by the coding sequence ATGACCCCAACCCTATCGCTCGACGACATACTGGCACAGCTGCTGCCGATGCACCGCCATATCTGCCCGCGCCAGGTGCTGGGCGTGCGCATCGGCATGTGCGCCGCCGAGCTGCTGGGCCTCTATCTGCCCCAGGAAGACAAGCGGCTGCTGGCCTTTGTGGAGACCGACGGCTGCTTCGCCGATGGTGTGGCAGTGGCCACGGGATGCTGGATGGGCCACCGCACCATGCGCCTGATCGACTACGGCAAGGTCGCCGCGACCTTTGTCGACACCCGAACCAACCAGGCCGTGCGCATCGCGCCCAGCCCGCACGCCCGCGCCGCCGCCGCCCAGGCCCTGCCCCACGCCAAGAGCCGCTGGCACGCCCAGCGCGACGCCTACCAGACCCTGCCCGACAGCGTGCTGCTGTGCGCCACGCCGGTCGAGGTCACGCTGCCGCTGGCCCAGATCATCGCGCGCCCCGGCGTGCGGGTCAGCTGCGACACGTGCGGCGAGGAGATCATCAACAGCCGCGAGGTGCTGCGCGGCGCCCAGACGCTCTGCCAGAGCTGCGCGGGCGAAACCTACTACCGCGACGTAGTGCGCGAGGCCATAGCCTAG